From one Melioribacteraceae bacterium genomic stretch:
- a CDS encoding prolyl oligopeptidase family serine peptidase — MLFKKLILFLLLLFFASVLFGQVTNSDLQSDLNSLKNSNENFNHRLDVLEKKIDDIIWYERVGDIANVDKVFMYGPPLWKEKNPNAQGAGNPVKFWSYVFIPKNIDYNKKYPLIVFPHGGVHADFSTYYTHIVRELVSQGYIIVAAEYRGSTGYGKSHYEKIDYGGLENEDVYYSRNYMIDNYEFVDKNRVGIIGWSHGGMITLFNIFEHPDDYQVAFAGVPVSDVIARMGYKDQSYRDLYEADYHIGESADDNVQEYRRRSPAWNTHKFQNTPLLIHTNTNDEDVNVLEVEHLIKSLKADDKKFEYEIFQDLPGGHSFDRMDTKKAKEIRIKIYKHLAKYLNPPNPINTFEDIHKAGYLIN; from the coding sequence ATGCTTTTCAAAAAATTAATTTTATTTCTACTTCTTTTGTTTTTTGCTTCGGTATTATTTGGTCAAGTGACTAATTCCGATTTACAGTCCGATCTGAATTCACTTAAAAACAGTAATGAAAATTTTAACCACAGGTTAGATGTTTTAGAAAAGAAAATCGATGATATTATTTGGTATGAACGTGTCGGTGACATTGCTAATGTTGATAAAGTATTTATGTACGGACCACCGTTATGGAAAGAAAAAAACCCGAATGCGCAAGGCGCAGGGAATCCGGTAAAATTTTGGAGTTATGTATTCATTCCAAAAAATATTGATTATAATAAGAAATATCCTCTAATTGTTTTCCCCCACGGCGGTGTTCATGCTGATTTTTCAACTTATTATACACACATTGTTCGTGAGCTTGTAAGTCAAGGATACATTATTGTCGCTGCAGAATATAGAGGAAGTACCGGTTATGGAAAATCACACTATGAAAAAATAGATTACGGTGGTTTGGAAAACGAAGATGTTTATTACAGCAGAAATTATATGATTGATAATTATGAATTTGTTGATAAAAATAGAGTCGGAATTATCGGATGGAGTCATGGCGGTATGATTACATTGTTCAATATTTTTGAACATCCTGATGATTATCAAGTCGCATTTGCCGGAGTTCCGGTAAGTGATGTTATTGCAAGAATGGGATATAAAGATCAAAGCTATCGCGATTTATATGAAGCAGATTATCACATTGGTGAAAGTGCGGATGATAATGTTCAAGAATATAGAAGACGATCACCCGCATGGAATACTCACAAATTCCAAAACACTCCTTTACTAATTCACACAAATACAAACGACGAAGATGTTAATGTGCTTGAGGTTGAACATCTAATCAAATCACTTAAAGCAGATGACAAAAAATTTGAGTACGAAATATTTCAAGATCTTCCGGGTGGACATTCTTTCGATAGAATGGATACAAAAAAAGCAAAAGAAATTCGCATTAAGATTTACAAACATTTGGCAAAATACTTAAATCCGCCAAATCCAATTAATACTTTTGAAGACATTCACAAAGCCGGTTACTTAATAAATTAG
- a CDS encoding C69 family dipeptidase, whose translation MILTHKQKLVFVLLISLLSTLLVAQDKPDWEGGVPEGCTTITVGKLATYDGSVMTSHTDDSHRTRSWLDITHAKDHPEGATTTMYKREPYDSLAMPTYMHTPIGEIPQIEHTYQFINTAYPSMNQHQLAIGETTFGGRESLQSDKGLIDCQRLCQLMLERTTTARDAIKLAGELTKKYGWNDAGEMLTIADTKEVWHLEIVGPGKGNVGSIWVAQRVPDDHISVGANGSRIRQIDLDDPDYFMASENIYQVAQDSGWWNPENGEFEFCYAYSPDSRETFSTRRREWRVLSLAAPSLNLHPNSENYPFSVKPDEPITKEKMVEMFQDYYEGTDYNFIKDLTWVNPDGEVEISPLANPFMPYDMNKLFKINGGWSWRGERTIARWYTMYATITQSRDWLPDEVGGVVWLAWDNVATSVYTPIYANITEVNKYFKTPGRVHGYTHDSAWWAFNRLGTLAAQRWGDMRHDVRAVWDPMQEELFANQKSFEEKVIDLLKADRNAAIKLMTDYTNEWGIKATERAWKLGDELWTKYDEKF comes from the coding sequence ATGATTTTGACACACAAACAAAAACTTGTTTTCGTTTTATTAATTTCACTCTTATCAACTTTATTAGTCGCACAGGATAAACCTGATTGGGAAGGCGGAGTTCCCGAAGGTTGTACAACTATCACCGTCGGTAAATTAGCTACTTATGACGGTTCTGTGATGACCTCGCATACGGACGATTCGCACAGAACAAGATCATGGCTGGATATTACTCACGCAAAAGATCATCCCGAAGGTGCTACGACGACTATGTATAAACGAGAACCTTACGATTCTCTCGCTATGCCTACTTACATGCACACTCCCATTGGTGAAATTCCACAAATTGAACATACATATCAATTTATAAATACAGCCTACCCTAGTATGAATCAACATCAATTAGCAATTGGTGAAACTACCTTCGGAGGACGTGAATCTCTTCAATCCGATAAAGGTCTGATCGATTGTCAAAGACTCTGCCAATTAATGTTGGAAAGAACAACTACCGCGCGTGATGCAATAAAATTAGCAGGAGAATTGACAAAAAAATATGGATGGAATGATGCCGGAGAAATGTTAACAATTGCCGACACGAAAGAAGTATGGCATTTAGAAATTGTAGGTCCCGGAAAAGGAAATGTCGGTTCAATCTGGGTCGCTCAAAGAGTTCCGGATGATCACATATCTGTCGGTGCAAACGGAAGCAGAATAAGACAAATAGATTTAGATGATCCCGATTATTTTATGGCATCGGAAAACATATATCAGGTAGCCCAAGACAGCGGTTGGTGGAATCCGGAGAATGGAGAATTTGAATTCTGCTATGCTTATTCACCCGATAGTAGAGAAACATTTTCGACGAGAAGAAGAGAATGGCGGGTTTTATCTTTAGCTGCACCTTCACTTAATCTTCACCCAAATTCAGAGAACTATCCTTTCTCGGTAAAACCGGATGAGCCGATCACGAAAGAAAAAATGGTCGAAATGTTTCAAGATTATTATGAAGGAACCGATTACAATTTTATTAAAGACTTAACTTGGGTTAATCCTGATGGCGAAGTTGAAATATCACCATTAGCAAATCCTTTTATGCCATATGATATGAATAAACTTTTCAAAATTAATGGCGGATGGAGCTGGCGTGGTGAAAGAACAATCGCAAGATGGTATACAATGTATGCAACAATTACACAGTCACGCGATTGGCTTCCCGATGAAGTCGGCGGTGTTGTTTGGCTGGCTTGGGATAACGTAGCAACTTCGGTATACACTCCAATCTATGCAAACATAACCGAAGTAAATAAATATTTTAAAACACCGGGTAGAGTTCATGGATATACACATGATTCGGCTTGGTGGGCTTTTAACAGATTAGGAACATTAGCAGCACAACGTTGGGGCGATATGCGTCATGATGTTCGTGCAGTTTGGGATCCGATGCAAGAAGAACTTTTTGCAAATCAAAAATCATTTGAAGAAAAAGTAATTGATCTGCTAAAAGCCGATCGCAATGCCGCAATAAAATTAATGACCGACTATACCAATGAATGGGGAATCAAAGCTACGGAACGAGCTTGGAAACTTGGCGATGAACTGTGGACAAAATATGATGAAAAGTTTTAA